From the Aquitalea magnusonii genome, one window contains:
- the infB gene encoding translation initiation factor IF-2 — MVLTNVKQFAGELNLTPERLLEQLRAAGVSKRAPDDTLSEQDKSQLLDYLKRSHGARDESRITLTRKSTSEIKTADGGTVKVETRKKRVVVRPEDSPVASAAETAAAAAAPAAPVSKPVEAVSAPAPAAEAKPVEVKPEAKPEPQAKVEPKVESKPAAPAAPVAEAPAKEAAPAAKPAPAPVRTVASILSPEEVASREAEEKRQAAFRARQQELMREKIEREERRQAARLAAQQPAPAPKPVEAPKPVEARSEERRDERGPRPAGDNRGPRPAGDNRGPRPAGDNRGPRPAGDNRGPRPAGDNRGPRPAGDNRGPRPAAAAAPGAPVVPATVAGRPDAKKGGSAKKGNERWEEGKKGGRGLKTKGGDAGNDWKSRGGKGKHKQNNQHAFQAPTEPIVHDVLVPETISVADLAHRMAVKGVEVIKVLMKMGMMVTINQVLDQETAMIVVEEMGHKPRAAQADDPEAYLEKPEGEEVEVAVLPRPPVVTVMGHVDHGKTSLLDYIRRAKVAAGEAGGITQHIGAYHVETPRGMITFLDTPGHEAFTAMRARGAKATDIVVLVVAADDGVMPQTIEAIHHAKAAKVPMVVAVNKIDKMGANAERIRQELVSHEVVPEDWGGDTQFVEVSAKQGTNIDALLEAILLQAEVLELNAPVDAPAKGIIVEARLDKGRGPVATLLVQSGTLKKGDVVLAGTAFGRVRAMIDENGKAIDSAGPAIPVEILGLSDVPQAGEDAMVLTDERKAREIALFRAGKFRDVRLAKQQAAKLENMFAQMADGSGEVQTLSIIIKADVQGSYEALAGSLQKLSTDEVRVSILHSGVGGISESDINLAIASKAIVIGFNTRSDAAARKLAENEGVDIRYYSIIYDAVDEVKAALSGMLAPEKKEQILGTVEIRQVIPVSKVGNIAGCMVTDGLIKRTASIRLIRNHVVVHTGELDSLKRFKDDVKEVKQGYECGLMLKNFNDIQEGDQLEAFEIVEVARSL; from the coding sequence ATGGTATTGACGAATGTAAAACAGTTTGCCGGTGAGCTGAACCTCACGCCTGAACGATTGCTGGAACAGCTTCGTGCGGCGGGAGTGTCCAAGCGCGCACCGGATGATACGCTCTCCGAGCAGGATAAATCCCAGCTTCTCGACTACCTGAAGCGTTCGCATGGCGCCCGTGATGAGTCGCGTATTACGCTGACCCGCAAGTCCACCAGTGAAATCAAGACCGCTGACGGTGGTACGGTAAAAGTGGAGACACGCAAGAAGCGTGTCGTGGTTCGCCCGGAAGATAGCCCGGTTGCCTCGGCTGCAGAAACTGCTGCAGCGGCAGCGGCACCCGCTGCTCCGGTGAGCAAGCCTGTTGAAGCTGTTTCTGCCCCTGCTCCGGCGGCAGAAGCCAAGCCGGTTGAAGTTAAACCGGAAGCAAAGCCGGAACCGCAAGCAAAGGTTGAACCCAAGGTGGAATCCAAGCCCGCCGCACCGGCCGCCCCGGTTGCGGAAGCCCCGGCCAAGGAAGCTGCTCCTGCTGCCAAGCCTGCACCGGCTCCGGTACGCACAGTGGCCTCCATTCTGTCGCCGGAAGAAGTAGCCTCCCGCGAAGCAGAAGAAAAGCGCCAGGCTGCTTTCCGTGCCCGTCAGCAAGAGCTGATGCGCGAAAAGATCGAACGCGAAGAGCGCCGTCAGGCGGCACGTCTGGCTGCGCAGCAGCCGGCCCCGGCACCCAAGCCGGTAGAAGCCCCCAAACCGGTAGAAGCCCGCAGCGAAGAACGTCGTGACGAACGTGGTCCGCGCCCGGCTGGCGACAACCGTGGCCCGCGTCCGGCTGGCGACAACCGCGGCCCGCGTCCGGCTGGCGACAACCGCGGCCCGCGCCCGGCTGGCGACAACCGCGGCCCGCGCCCGGCTGGCGACAACCGTGGTCCGCGTCCGGCAGGTGACAACCGTGGCCCGCGTCCGGCTGCAGCCGCTGCGCCGGGAGCCCCGGTGGTGCCGGCAACCGTTGCCGGCCGTCCGGATGCCAAAAAGGGCGGTAGCGCCAAGAAGGGCAACGAGCGCTGGGAAGAAGGCAAGAAGGGTGGCCGCGGTCTGAAGACCAAGGGCGGCGATGCCGGTAATGACTGGAAATCCCGCGGCGGCAAGGGCAAGCACAAGCAAAACAACCAGCATGCCTTCCAGGCTCCGACCGAGCCCATCGTGCATGACGTGCTGGTGCCGGAAACCATCTCCGTGGCCGATCTGGCTCACCGCATGGCCGTCAAGGGCGTCGAGGTGATCAAGGTCCTGATGAAGATGGGCATGATGGTGACCATCAACCAGGTGCTGGACCAGGAAACCGCCATGATCGTGGTGGAAGAAATGGGCCACAAGCCGCGTGCGGCACAGGCGGACGATCCGGAAGCCTACCTGGAAAAGCCGGAAGGCGAAGAAGTGGAAGTGGCCGTACTGCCGCGTCCGCCGGTTGTCACCGTGATGGGTCACGTCGACCACGGCAAGACCTCGCTGCTGGACTACATCCGTCGCGCCAAAGTGGCCGCGGGCGAAGCCGGTGGCATTACCCAGCACATTGGTGCTTACCACGTGGAAACCCCGCGCGGCATGATCACCTTCCTGGATACTCCGGGTCACGAAGCGTTTACCGCCATGCGTGCCCGTGGTGCCAAGGCCACCGACATCGTGGTGCTGGTGGTGGCTGCCGACGACGGCGTGATGCCGCAAACCATCGAAGCCATTCACCATGCCAAGGCCGCCAAGGTGCCGATGGTGGTGGCGGTCAACAAGATCGACAAGATGGGTGCCAACGCCGAACGTATCCGCCAGGAACTGGTATCCCACGAAGTGGTGCCGGAAGACTGGGGTGGTGATACCCAGTTCGTGGAAGTGTCCGCCAAGCAAGGCACCAATATCGACGCGCTGCTGGAAGCCATCTTGCTGCAGGCGGAAGTGCTGGAGCTGAATGCTCCGGTTGACGCCCCGGCCAAGGGCATCATCGTGGAAGCCCGTCTGGACAAGGGCCGTGGCCCGGTTGCCACGCTGCTGGTGCAGTCCGGCACCCTGAAGAAGGGCGATGTGGTACTGGCTGGTACGGCATTCGGTCGCGTTCGTGCGATGATCGACGAAAACGGCAAGGCCATCGACAGTGCCGGCCCGGCCATCCCGGTGGAAATCCTGGGTCTGTCCGACGTGCCGCAAGCCGGTGAAGACGCCATGGTGCTGACCGACGAGCGCAAGGCGCGTGAAATCGCCCTGTTCCGTGCCGGCAAGTTCCGTGACGTACGCCTGGCCAAGCAGCAAGCCGCCAAGCTGGAAAACATGTTCGCCCAGATGGCCGATGGCAGTGGCGAGGTGCAAACCCTCTCCATCATCATCAAGGCCGACGTGCAGGGTTCCTACGAAGCCTTGGCCGGCAGCCTGCAGAAGCTGTCCACCGACGAAGTGCGCGTCAGCATCCTGCACTCCGGCGTGGGTGGTATCTCGGAATCGGACATCAACCTGGCGATTGCTTCCAAGGCCATCGTGATCGGCTTCAACACCCGTTCCGATGCCGCAGCACGCAAGCTGGCCGAAAACGAAGGCGTGGACATCCGTTACTACAGCATCATCTACGATGCCGTGGACGAAGTGAAAGCAGCCTTGTCCGGCATGCTGGCTCCGGAGAAGAAGGAACAGATCCTGGGTACGGTGGAAATCCGTCAGGTGATTCCGGTATCCAAGGTGGGCAATATTGCGGGTTGTATGGTGACCGACGGTCTGATCAAGCGTACTGCTTCGATCCGCCTGATCCGCAACCACGTAGTGGTGCATACCGGCGAACTGGACTCGCTCAAGCGCTTCAAGGACGACGTGAAGGAAGTGAAGCAGGGCTACGAGTGTGGCCTGATGCTGAAGAACTTCAACGACATCCAGGAAGGCGACCAGTTGGAAGCGTTCGAAATCGTGGAAGTGGCCCGCTCGCTGTAA